Proteins encoded together in one Phalacrocorax aristotelis chromosome 7, bGulAri2.1, whole genome shotgun sequence window:
- the FOXL2 gene encoding forkhead box protein L2 produces the protein MMSSYPDGEEDTVALLARDTAGGKEPERGKEELNADKGPEKPDPSQKPPYSYVALIAMAIRESAEKRLTLSGIYQYIISKFPFYEKNKKGWQNSIRHNLSLNECFIKVPREGGGERKGNYWTLDPACEDMFEKGNYRRRRRMKRPFRPPPTHFQPGKTLFSPDSYGYLSPPKYLQSTFMNNSWPLAQPPAPMPYTSCQMSGGNVSPVNVKGLSGPASYSPYSRVQSMALPSMVNSYNGVGHHHHHHPHAHHPQQLSPASPAPPAAPAANGAGLQFACARQPAELSMMHCSYWEHDSKHSALHSRIDI, from the coding sequence ATGATGAGCAGCTACCCGGACGGCGAGGAGGACACGGTGGCGCTGCTGGCTCGTGACACCGCCGGCGGCAAGGAGCCGGAGCGGGGCAAAGAGGAGCTGAACGCCGACAAGGGCCCCGAGAAGCCGGACCCCTCGCAGAAGCCCCCCTACTCCTACGTGGCCCTGATCGCTATGGCCATCCGGGAGAGCGCGGAGAAGAGGCTCACGCTGTCCGGGATCTATCAGTACATCATCAGCAAGTTCCCTTTCTACGAGAAGAACAAGAAGGGCTGGCAGAACAGCATCCGCCACAACCTCAGTCTCAACGAATGCTTCATCAAGGTGCCCCGGGAGGGCGGCGGCGAGCGCAAGGGCAACTACTGGACCCTGGACCCGGCCTGCGAGGACATGTTCGAGAAGGGCAACTACCGCCGGAGACGGAGGATGAAGCGGCCCTTCCGGCCGCCCCCGACCCACTTCCAGCCCGGCAAGACCCTCTTCAGCCCCGACAGCTACGGCTACCTCTCCCCGCCCAAGTACTTGCAGTCCACCTTCATGAACAACTCGTGGCCGCTGGCGCAGCCCCCCGCGCCCATGCCCTACACCTCCTGCCAGATGTCTGGCGGGAACGTCAGCCCTGTCAATGTGAAAGGACTCTCGGGCCCGGCGTCCTATAGTCCCTACTCGCGGGTGCAGAGCATGGCGCTGCCCAGCATGGTGAACTCCTACAACGGCGTgggccaccaccaccaccaccacccgcacgcccaccacccccagcagctcagcccggccagccccgcgccgcccgcggccccggcggcgAACGGAGCCGGCCTCCAGTTCGCCTGCGCCCGCCAGCCCGCCGAGCTGTCCATGATGCACTGTTCCTACTGGGAGCACGACAGCAAACACAGCGCCCTGCACTCCCGCATAGACATCTAG